A window of the Brassica napus cultivar Da-Ae chromosome A2, Da-Ae, whole genome shotgun sequence genome harbors these coding sequences:
- the LOC106381363 gene encoding 60S ribosomal protein L6-3: MSLHFPLYFRSRKIFHLLLKFAPRPDQQEATMPAKQRTPKVSRNPDLIRGVGKYSRSQMYHKRGLWAIKAKNGGVFPRHDAKSKVAAVAEKPPKFYPAEDVKKPLANRRKAKPTKLRSSITPGTVLIILAGRFKGKRVVFLKQLPSGLLLVSGPFKINGVPLRRVNQSYVIGTSTKVDVSGVSLEKFDDKYFGKVAEKKNKKGEGEFFEAEKEEKKAFPQGKKDDQKAVDGALIKAIESVPELKTYLGARFSLKQGMKPHELVF, from the exons ATGTCTCTCCATTTCCCTTTATATTTTCGCAGCCGGAAAATTTTTCATCTCCTTCTAAAATTTGCGCCAAGACCAGACCAACAGGAAGCAACGATGCCGGCAAAACAGAGGACGCCGAAGGTCAGCCGAAACCCTGATCTGATCAGGGGAGTTGGCAAATACTCCAGGTCGCAGATGTACCACAAGAGAGGTCTTTGGGCTATCAAGGCCAAAAACGGCGGCGTTTTCCCTCGCCACGACGCCAAGTCCAAGGTTGCTGCGGTAGCTGAGAAACCACCAAAGTTCTATCCTGCTGAAGATGTTAAGAAACCTCTCGCCAACAGGCGCAAGGCAAAGCCGACCAAGCTCAG ATCCAGCATCACCCCAGGAACAGTGCTGATCATCCTTGCTGGTAGGTTCAAGGGCAAGAGAGTTGTCTTCTTGAAGCAGCTTCCCTCTGGTTTGCTTCTTGTGTCCG GACCGTTCAAGATCAATGGTGTGCCTCTGAGACGTGTTAACCAGTCTTACGTGATCGGAACGTCCACAAAGGTTGATGTTTCTGGTGTTAGCCTTGAGAAATTCGATGATAAGTATTTTGGAAAGGTGgctgagaagaagaacaagaagggAGAAGGCGAGTTCTTCGAAGCAGAGAAAGAG GAGAAAAAGGCGTTCCCACAAGGGAAGAAAGATGACCAGAAAGCTGTGGACGGAGCATTGATCAAAGCCATTGAGTCAGTTCCTGAGTTGAAGACTTACCTTGGCGCAAGGTTTTCACTGAAACAAGGCATGAAGCCACATGAGCTTGTTTTCTAG
- the LOC106381364 gene encoding peptidyl-prolyl cis-trans isomerase CYP26-2, chloroplastic, giving the protein MMLPNAKLSTPTSKFLPPPIEPQQHSRRTAAGASPSLELSCKLSRRNLSKSSLLLLLGTQTTLTPLLDLSKAQADTISQVTDNPTSCGDRVSTKKAFLDVSIGGEPVGRIVIGLYGDDVPAGTARFSSIVSGKAGISYRRKEFVKIMPGYVQHGGIRSYGADAERATAAAGSLQNLVEEWERGRRGERCKEVKAGSVGIVVRDPSKPPPKTKLVATNGKLEVQEEEIAVGPNGTEFVITAVDSPELEESVLVIGEVLEGMRVVEKMREVKTVRDNTSSPYFKVAKVIGDKRAVVAERGFNRPYTKVQVTNCGFIESQDSQ; this is encoded by the exons ATGATGCTACCCAATGCAAAACTCTCGACCCCAACCTCAAAGTTTCTACCGCCGCCTATAGAGCCACAGCAGCACAGCCGGAGAACCGCCGCAGGAGCCTCTCCGTCGCTGGAACTGAGCTGTAAATTATCACGCAGGAATCTAAGTAAATCCTCGTTGCTTCTACTCCTCGGCACTCAGACTACTCTGACGCCATTGCTCGATCTCTCTAAAGCACAAGCAGATACGATCTCTCAAGTAACTGATAACCCGACAAGTTGTGGAGACAGA GTTTCGACAAAGAAAGCGTTCCTCGACGTATCTATCGGCGGAGAACCAGTTGGACGTATCGTCATCGGTTTATACGGCGACGATGTGCCGGCGGGAACGGCAAGATTCAGTAGCATTGTGAGCGGGAAAGCAGGAATCAGTTACCGGAGAAAAGAGTTCGTGAAGATAATGCCAGGCTACGTCCAGCACGGCGGGATCAGATCGTACGGCGCCGACGCAGAGCGAGCCACCGCAGCAGCTGGGAGTCTGCAGAACCTAGTGGAAGAATGGGagagagggaggagaggagagagGTGCAAAGAGGTTAAGGCGGGAAGCGTGGGGATCGTGGTGAGGGATCCGTCGAAGCCGCCGCCGAAGACGAAGCTGGTGGCGACTAACGGGAAGCTGGAGGTGCAGGAGGAGGAGATAGCGGTGGGGCCTAACGGAACGGAGTTTGTTATAACGGCGGTGGATTCGCCGGAGCTGGAGGAGTCGGTGTTGGTGATTGGGGAAGTGTTGGAAGGGATGCGAGTTGTGGAGAAGATGAGGGAAGTTAAGACAGTGAGGGACAACACGAGTTCTCCTTACTTCAA GGTGGCTAAGGTGATCGGAGATAAGAGAGCCGTGGTAGCGGAAAGAGGGTTTAATCGGCCATATACAAAGGTTCAAGTCACCAATTGTGGTTTCATTGAGTCACAAGACTCACAGTAG